The genome window GATTGCGAAACACACGGGTCTCAGACCGGAAGACCTGCGAGAACCGGCGGCGCAAACCCATCTTGCCTCGCGGACACAGGTCTGCTCTTACTTGCACACCGTTACCCTGACCCCACGACGGGGCGGTTATCCTCATCTGGATACCTTCTGAAGGCTCCCACTGAGCCTCGCGCCATCCCGCCTGTGGCAACGCGATTTCTCCGAAAAGGGACCTCTTACCCGTATTGACAACTTGTCGCAGACCTGCTATATTTGCGGTGTCCACCATGCCTGTGGGCGAGAAGCAGACAAAGGAGGGAGCATATGGCAAAAGGTCAGTGGCTTGCTCGTGCACTTGGGTTCTTGTGGGGTGTTCTGCTTGTCTTGCCGATGGGTCGTGTCGCCCCGGCGCAAGAGGAAACCAATATTCCCGCACTGACCTCTCTGGTAGCACGAGCCTCGTTACGAGCAGCCGTCGAGAAACAACAGGCAGAGGAATGGGCGAGGCAACACGGCCTGCCCGTGCGCCGCAAACTCCCCAACGGCGCGATTATGGAGATTATGGCGGTACGCGACGGCGTACCCATCTACTACGTAACCAAGGGGCTGGAGTCTGCCGAATCGCTGAGCGTGGACGAACTGTGGCCCGGTGGCTCGACAGGGTTGAACCTGACGGGCGCGGGAATCACGCTTGGCGTGTGGGACGCCGGTTCTGTGGACCCGACCCATCCCGAGTTTCGGGGACGGTTGCGTATCCGCGACGGAGCGGAAGCCGACGACCATGGCACACATGTCGGCGGCATCATGGCGGCAGCTGGAGTCAATCCTGCGGCAAAGGGGATGGCTTACGCCGCGACGTTAGACAGCTATGACTGGAACAATGACTTTGCTGAGATGGCGGATGCTGCCCGGGCTGGATTGCTGGTGTCTAACCATTCGTATGGTCCTCCTGCAGGCTGGATACTGGATTTCATGTGGCTCGGCGATACCTCCATTAGCCAGCGAGAGGACTGGAAGTTCGGATATTACGGCGATTGGGATCGTACATGGGACGAGATTGCCTATAACGCCCCATACTACACCATTTGTGTGGCCTTAGGCAACGACCGGGGAGAAGGCCCCGTGTCTCAACCGGTGCAACATTACCACACCGACGGTCGCCTATACAACGATAGTCATGACATCGACGGTGGTGCAACGGGCTACGATACCACGCCCGTCGGAGCGACCGGCAAGAACTCTATCATAGTGGGCGCAGTGCATCCTATACCTGGCGGGTATGCAGGATCGGGTAGCGTGCGCATGAGCGATTTCAGCGGCTGGGGGCCCACCGATGATGGACGGATTAAGCCAGACCTCGTGGGTATCGGCGTCAAAGTCTTCTCTCCGGTGATTGGAGGATACGATATCTACGAAGGCACCTCCATGGCGGCGCCCAGCGTCGCCGGCGCACTCGGGTTGCTCATCCAGCACTACCGCCAGACACACGGCGGGACAAACATGCGCTCAGGCACCCTCAAGGCGCTGGCAATCCACACCGCCGATGAGTGCGGCCCCGCGGACGGACCAGACTACATGTTCGGCTGGGGCATTTTGAACGCCAGAACCGCCGCCGAGGTGATCTCACTCAGCGCGCGCAACCCCTATGCGATACAGGAGCGTACCCTGCGTAACGGCGAGACACATACCGTCCGCGTGGTGTCTGACGGAAGCCAGCCGCTGAAGGTGACCATCGTGTGGACGGACCCACCCGGTACGCCGCCTCCGGTGTCGCTGGACCCGCCCGACAGGATGCTGGTGAACGACCTCGACCTGCGCGTCACCAATGGAACCACTACCTACCTGCCCTGGGTGCTCAACCCGTTGAACCCCGCGGCTCCCGCTACCACCGGTGATAACGTGGTAGACAACGTGGAGCAGGTGGTCGTGCCCAACCCGCAGGCGGGCGTGTACACCATCACGGTGACGCATAAGGGCATCCTGCGCCCCGCGGGCAGGCAGGCGTACTCGATGATTGTGACCGGGGCGGTGACGCACACGCTGGACGTGACCTCGTCCGACCCCGATAGCGGCGTCGCCATCACCGTAACCCCCAACGACATCAACGGACAGGGCGACGGAACGACTCCTTTCAGCCGGGTGTATGACGGCGGTGTACAGGTGACACTGACCGCTCCCGCCACCGCACCCAACGATAACGTCTTCATCAAATGGGTGCGCAACGGAGCCGATTTCTCCACCAACCGCACCATCACCCTCACGATGGACGCCGACTACCAGCTGAAGGCGGTCTACGAGTTCATCTCGCCGGTGCCGGTGCTGCTGCAGCCTGCGCCGGGTGCGGTCGTCTCCCCGACGCCCACCTTCCGCATGAAAGCCACCTCCTCGCCCGGCTCCCGGATGAAGTATAAGGTGGTCATCTGGCGAGGGGACGAGCAGGTCGCTGTCTTCGACCAGACCACCGATACCACCGGCTGGAGCAAGCCGGACTACGCCAGCGGCGAGGAGGCGGCGCTGACGGTACCCGCCGCGCAAGCGTTGCCCAACGGTTCCCTGCAATGGCAGGCGTTCGCCTACGACGGCGTCCGCTGGAGCGAGGGCAGTGCAAAGCGCGCTATGGTGGTCAACCGAATGCCGGGTGCTCCCACGCTGATTAGCCCGGACGCGAATGCCATCGTACTGGGCACGCCGACCCTGAAGGTGCAGGCAAGCGACATCGACACTACCGATGTGCTGAAATTCCGGATTGTCTTCACGCGCGATAACACCACCGTCGCCACTTTTGACCAGACGGTGGACGCCACCGGCTGGAACAAGAGCGGCTATGCCAGCGGGGAAGAAGCCACGCTGACCATCCCTGCCAACCGTGCGCTCAACCCCGGTATCTACCAGTGGCAGGCGTTCGCTTACGACGGCAAGCAGTGGAGTGAAGGCAGCGAGAGCCGCACCATTATCGTCAACTCGCCGCCGGCTGCGCCCGAGCTGCTGGAGCCTGCGGGCAATGCCTTTGTGGCGTATACACCCACCTTCCGCCTGCGTGCCACCGACGCCAACAGCGATAGCCTGCAATACAAGATTGTGTTAAAGCAGGCGGGACAGGTCGTGGCGACCTTTGACCAGAGCGAGGACGCTACCGGCTGGAGCAAATCCAGCTACGCCAGCGGCGAGACGGCGGTCTTCACGGTACCGGCAGGAGCTGCGCTGACGAAGGGGGCGTACCAGTGGCAGGCGTTCGCCTACGACGGCAAGCAGTGGAGCAGCGGCAGCTGGGAGCGCAGCTTCACGGTGGACCAGGCTCCTGAAGCCCCGGAGATACTGGCCCCCGCGGCGGGCGCAGTCACCTCCGCAACGCCCGAGTTCCGCCTGCGAAGCACCGACGCCGACCTGTCGGACGGTCTGCGCTACAAACTGGTGCTCACTCGCGGCGGGCAGCAGGTAGCGGTGTATGACCAGACGGTGGACTCCACTGGCTGGAGCAAATCCAGCTACGACAGCGGCGAGACGGCGGTGTTCCGCGTGCCTGCCAGCAACGCGCTCAGCGCGGGAACCTACCAGCTGGTGGCTTACGCCAGTGACGGACAGCAATGGAGCAACTCGGCGAGCCGTTCGTTCAAGGTATCCGTCAGGGTACCCTCGCGTCTGGTGGGGGTTGGCACGTTCGCGGTGAACCTCGTGCTGCCCGATTCCAGCAAGGGCGGCATCGGCATCGCAGACGTGCCAGTGAAAGCATGGGATGCGGCTACCCAGTCCTACGTGGATGCGGGTAACAACCTGCTCGTCGGCGTGGGCTACTGGTTCAGCGCAGCGCAGCCGGTAACCGTCAGCCTCGCCGGCAACGAACTGCCCATCTCCTTCCCCATCGCCCTGCGACGCGGGTGGAACTTCATCGCCAGCACCTCCGCCAATCCCATCGTGTGGGATGTGGACGGCATCAAGGTGCGCCGACAAGGCGAGGAGGTCACCCTGCGTCAGGCGCGGCAGGCTGGCTGGATAGAAGACCACGCCTGGGGGTGGGTGCAGGACGGCGCGAATCCTGCTACCGGTCGCTACGTGCTGGTGTACGACCCGCTGCGCATCCCCGGCGCGGTCAACACCATCGAGCCGTGGCGAGGCTACTGGGTGTTCGCCCATGAGGAGTGCCAGCTGCTGCTCAATCCGTCGGACGGCATCATCCCCAACAGCACACGTGCTACCTCACAGCATACAGGCGCGTGGGCGGTACGCCTGCAGGTGCAGACCGCATCGGGCAGCGCAGAAGCGATCCTGGGAGCGAGTCGAGCCGATAGCATCACCATCGGTCTGCCGCCAGAGCCGCCGGTAACTTCTTCCGAACCAAAGCTGGTGCTCATGCGCGACGGCGAGCCGCTGGCGGTGGACGTGCGGGCGAACAGCCGCGCAAACTCACCGTGGGAGATAGAGGTTCACGTGCCCGCCAGCAGTGAGACCACTGCCACCCTGCAATGGCAGGGTGTGCATACCGCTCCTCGCACGGTCAACCCTGTTCTGGTAGACCTCCAAACCGGCGAACGCAAGTTCCTGCGCACCACCAGCCTGCACACCTTCGCGGTGAGCCGACAGGGAGGCGTGTACCGGTTCCGCGTCGAGATGACCCCGCAAGGTAGTCTGCTTCGCCTGTCACAGCTGCGGGTGAGCGGCGGACGGATCGCCGGAGGGAGTTACACCATCTCGTTCAACCTCAGTGCCAGCGCGCAGGTGGAGGTGAACGTCTTCTCCGCAGGCAAGCTGGTGCGCCGGCTGACGAATGGCGTGACGCGCTCGGCAGGAATTCAGCAAATCACCTGGGACGGACGCGATGCGAACGGCATTGCCCTGCCCGCCGGTAGCTACATCGTGGAAGTGAGAGCCACCGGCGTGGACGGGCAGGTGGTTCGCAGTGCGATACCCGTCACGTTGACACGGTGAAAGGGGGTGGCACGATGAAGAGCAAATCGTGGGCAATCGCTTTGCTGGCGACGCTGGCAGGATTGTGGCTCGTGGGGTGCGGCACCGCCGAGAAAGGACTACCCTTCGACCCCACGCCGCCCGTCATTGGCGCACCGACGCTTACCCGCGAAGCGGGCACCAACCGCGTTCAGGTGCAGGTGCAGGCATACGACGTGGGCACGGGGGTAGCTTCCGTGATGGTGCTGGCAGTGGGAGTAGACCCCACGCCAACGGCAGTCGCCATGCAGCAGGTGCCCGGCAAGGAGCAGTATCAGGCAACGCTCCCTGCCACCACCGTCCGCGTGCAGGTCAAGGCGGTGGATAGGGGCGGAAACGAAACGGTCTCTGCCGAGATTCGCGTGCCGCCTCCGGGACCACCGTTCTAGCAGGTTCAGTGCAGTGCCCCTCTCCGATGGGAGAGGGGCCACAAGACACCTTGTGGCGCACCGATGCGGTGGCGTTGAAAAGCTTCGAAACCCGGCTGCTGGTGGTGGAGTAACTACAGGCAACGTTCCAGAATCCGCGCCGCCACCTCGGGCGTGATGTCGCCGTGCTCGCCCAGCGCGGTCATTCCGTGCGCGCGCAACTGCTGCACAATCGCCGGAATAGCCTCCGCCCCGATGCCGTACGCCGACAGACGGGTGGGAATACCCACGCTCTCGAAAAACTCGCGAGTGCGTTCTATAGCCTCATCGATGCGGCTATCCTCATCTCCTTCACGAATGCCCCACACCCGCTCTGCATACTGCAGGAGCTTCTCCCGCTTCTCCCGACGCCTGACCTCCATGACTCCCGGCAGCACGATCGCCAGCGTGCGGGCATGGTCGATATCGTACAGAGCGGTTATCTCGTGCCCAATTGCATGGGTCGCCCAGTCCTGTGCCACTCCCACACCGATGATGCCGTTTAACGCCATCGCCGCACACCACATGATGTTGGCGCGTGTATCGTAATCGGTAGGGTTCTCCAGCACTTTCGGAGCCTGTTCGATAAGGGTCAGCAGAATCGCCTCTGCCATCCGGTCCTGCAACGGGGGATTCACCGGATAGGTCAGATACTGCTCCATCACATGCACGAAGGCGTCCACGATACCGTTGGCGGTCTGGCGTGGCGGCAGGGAAAAGGTGGTCTGCGGGTCCAGCGCGGCAAAACGCGGGTATACCAGCGGCGAGTAAAAAGCCAGTTTCGCCTTCTTCTCCCAGCGCGTGATGACCGCGTTGCCGTTCATTTCGGAGCCAGTGCCCGGCAGAGTCAACACCGCACCGATGGGTAGGGCTTTCCGCACCTCCGCCCGTTTCTCCAGAATATCCCAGGGGTCTCCCTCAAAAGGAACCGCCGCGGCGATGAACTTCGTGCCGTCCAGCACCGAGCCGCCCCCGACAGCCAGCAGGAAATCTATCTTTTCACGACGCACCAGCTCCACTGCGGGCATCAGCGTTTCGTAGCGCGGGTTTGGCTCGATACCACCGAACTCGGTCACCCTCTTGCCTTTCAAAACGTCCATCACCCGTTCGTAGACGCCATTGCGCTTGATGCTGCCGCCCCCGTATGTCATCAGGATGCGCGCATCGGTGGGTATCTCCGCCCCCATACGCTCGATGGCATTCTTGCCAAACAGGATTTTCGTTGGGTTATGGAACGTGAAGTCAAACATCTTCAGCCTCCTTCAGGGATAAATAATAACCTTGTTGCGCTCCCGGCTTGCCATCACTTCCACTGCTTTGTGGATGTCTGTCAGCGGAAAGCGGTGCGATATCACCTTCTCAGGGTCCACCAGCCCGCGTTCAATCAGGCGGATGGCTTTCTGCATCGCCAGCGGGTTCGTGCCGAAGCTGGCGTCCATACGCGCCTCTAAAAAGTGCATCAGACCGCCGTCGAGTTCAAAAGTCTCGTGGGTGGTAATGCCGAAAACGTTCCAGCGTGTACCCCGCCTCAGCAGGCTGACCATCAGTTTCACCGCCTCGATGGGTCCCGCTGCTTCGATAATCACGTCGGGGCCATCGGGCAGGATGTCATAGACGGCGGTTTTGGCGTCCTCGCGCAGGGGATTGATGGTGTGCGTCGCGCCGAGCCGTCGGGCAGTCTCCAGCGCGTAGTCGCTGATATCAATGGCTATTAAACGCCCTGCACCCGCCGCCTTCGCCACCATCAGGCAGTACATACCGATACCGCCCGTGCCAATCACCACCACATCGTCACCCAGCTGCATCTGCGAGGTGTGAATGACACCCTTCCACGCACCGCTCACCGGCTCGGTCTGGCAGGCGGCGTCAAAGCTGATGTGCTTTGGATTGGGATAGACCGATGTCGCGGCGGTCACGGTGTACTCCGCAAAGCTGCCGGGGCGCACATCTTCCGGTCCGTCGCCGCCAGTGACGAAGGAATGCGGACAGTAGTGATGCAGTCCCGTGCGGCAGTACGGACAGGTGCCGCAGAAACCGCTCGGCTGCACAATCACCTCGTCGCCCTCTTTGACGTGCTTCACGCCGGCACCGACCGCAGCCACTACACCCGCCGGTTCGTGCCCCGGGATGAGCGGGAACCGCACGTTGCGCCGAATGCCCTTAATGGCTTTGTAATCGGTAGCACAGAATCCGCACGCTTTAATGCGCACCAGCACCTCACCCGGGCCCGGCTCGGGCGTGGGCACTTCGCGCAGCTCCAGCTGGTTGAAATCGGATAAAACCGCAGCTAACATACTCTCCTCCCGTACATAAACAGCTTGGGCAGGTACTCCACCGGCTCGTCGATAGGCGGCTCCGGCCCCGCCGCGACGGCGTACATACGCTCATGGCTCTGTCGAGCCGCTTGCGCCAGCAGTTCGTACGGCTTGTTGCACACATCCAGAAAACCGATGTCGGAACTGCCATTAACTGATTAGCAATAGCGCATGGGAGTCTCCTGCATTCCCCGATGGCGAGAAGCTCACCGAATGGCGGACTGTGTGGGTGTCCCTGACCCGGGACCACCATAGCCCAAGATTTGAATCCTCCGAACCAGTTAATGAAGGATCCTTAAGCCAACCCCCTCTCCGAACGAACGCGGTATTGCAACATTTGCGGCAAAACACCGCGTATAATGAAAATGAAGAGGAATAGATAATCCTGTAACTCTCAGGACAGGGAGTTTTCTCCATGCAACCTCTGGTTCAGAGCCTGCTGTTTGGCGGTGTGGCGGCGGCAACGGTCATCGCGGTGTTGCCCCACGTTAGCCCACAAAACAGCCCCCCGCCGAACGAGAAGTACACTCCCGTCGCAGCTCCTGTCAAAACGGTGAGAGCCGCGTCCAGCGGGCAGACGCAGACGCAAACCATTCTACCGCGCACTTCCACACAACCGGCCATCAATCAGTATCATGTTCAGGTTATTGAGCCGGCGGCCGGCTGGCAGAGGTATATGCCCTGCCTTCGCCCGCCTGCATCGTTTCGAGCGGACATGCCTTGCCGCCAGCCGGAAGGCATTCTGGGCACAAACAGGACGGTGACACCGCCAGTGCGAACCACCGTGCGTCCACGTTAGGGACACGTTCATTCACCGAGGGCGTACGGGGTTCTCCGAGGATGGCGTTACAACTGTCTGCTTGCGTTTGCGCAATGCCCTGCTCTTCGGGTAAACTAAGCCAGAATACTTCGCAAGGTGCGGGCGCAAATGATTCGCGTTGCTTTCGCCACGCTGGGCTGCAAAGTCAACCAGTACGAGACACAGCGCATCATCGATACCTTCGAGGAGCAGGGCTTCGCCATCGCAGGTTTCGATGAGCCTGCGGAGCTCTACGTCATTAACTCCTGTTCGGTGACGCAGTTGGCGGAAAAGAAGTCCCTGCAGATGGTGCGTCGCGCTGCCCGCCAGAATCCGGGCGCGCGGGTGGTGTTGACCGGCTGTATGGCACAGTTCACGCTCCTGCGCGGGGAGACGGTTGCCGAAGCTGCTCTCATTGTGCCCAACACCGATAAAATGCGCACGGTGCACTATGTGCTGGAAGCCTTCCCCGACATCCGTGAGCATGTAGCACGAGACCCTGCTCCACCCGTGCTGCGTAATCCCTACGAGCGCACCCGTGCGGTGGTCAAGATTCAGGACGGCTGTAACGTGTGCTGTTCCTTCTGTTCCATCCCTTACACTCGCCCGCGCATGTTCAGCCGTCCGTATAGGGAAGTACTGGACGAGATACGCCGGCTGGTCGATGAGGGCTTCAAGGAGGTGGTGCTGACCGGCGTGCTGATAGGCTCCTATGGAGAGGAGACCGGCAGCGGTGGACCCGACCTCGCCGAACTGCTGCAGCGGATGGCGCGAATCGACGGGCTGGAGCGAATCCGGATCAGCTCCATCGAGCTCACACAGGTCACGGACAGGCTGATCGAAGTGTGCGCCAGCGAGCCAAAGGTGTGCCCGCATCTGCACATCCCCCTGCAAAGCGGGGATGACGGCATCCTGCAGGCGATGAACCGACCGTACCGTCAGCAGGACGTGCTGGCTCTCGCGGAAAAACTATATTCACGGATACCCGACCTTGCCATCACCACCGACATCATGGTGGGCTTCCCGGGCGAGGACGAAGCTGCTTTCGAGCAGACCTGCCAGGTGGTGGAAGCCGTACAGTACGCACGGGCACACATCTTTCGCTTCAGCCCGCGTCCGGGCACGCCTGCTGCGCAGATGGCAGACCAGGTGCCTGACCATGAAAAGGAGCGACGTAGCCAGCAACTGGCGAATCTGTGCCGCAGGTATCGCGAACGGTTTGTCGTGGCGCGGCTGGGCAGAACCCTGCGTGTGCTGGTAGAGGGCAAGCAGAGTAAAGGCGGCTTGATGAGGGGTCTAACCGATAACTACATTCCCGTGGAGTTCGCCGGCGGCGCACACCTCGCCGGGCAACTGGTGTGGGTGCGTCTGCTGGAGACGACCGACGAGGGAGCACTGGGTGAGCTGGTCACCACGTCTTCAGGAGGGCATGAGGATGGAGGATTGCATCTTTTGCCGCATCGCGCAGAAGC of Bacillota bacterium contains these proteins:
- a CDS encoding alcohol dehydrogenase catalytic domain-containing protein, yielding MLAAVLSDFNQLELREVPTPEPGPGEVLVRIKACGFCATDYKAIKGIRRNVRFPLIPGHEPAGVVAAVGAGVKHVKEGDEVIVQPSGFCGTCPYCRTGLHHYCPHSFVTGGDGPEDVRPGSFAEYTVTAATSVYPNPKHISFDAACQTEPVSGAWKGVIHTSQMQLGDDVVVIGTGGIGMYCLMVAKAAGAGRLIAIDISDYALETARRLGATHTINPLREDAKTAVYDILPDGPDVIIEAAGPIEAVKLMVSLLRRGTRWNVFGITTHETFELDGGLMHFLEARMDASFGTNPLAMQKAIRLIERGLVDPEKVISHRFPLTDIHKAVEVMASRERNKVIIYP
- a CDS encoding iron-containing alcohol dehydrogenase, which translates into the protein MFDFTFHNPTKILFGKNAIERMGAEIPTDARILMTYGGGSIKRNGVYERVMDVLKGKRVTEFGGIEPNPRYETLMPAVELVRREKIDFLLAVGGGSVLDGTKFIAAAVPFEGDPWDILEKRAEVRKALPIGAVLTLPGTGSEMNGNAVITRWEKKAKLAFYSPLVYPRFAALDPQTTFSLPPRQTANGIVDAFVHVMEQYLTYPVNPPLQDRMAEAILLTLIEQAPKVLENPTDYDTRANIMWCAAMALNGIIGVGVAQDWATHAIGHEITALYDIDHARTLAIVLPGVMEVRRREKREKLLQYAERVWGIREGDEDSRIDEAIERTREFFESVGIPTRLSAYGIGAEAIPAIVQQLRAHGMTALGEHGDITPEVAARILERCL
- the mtaB gene encoding tRNA (N(6)-L-threonylcarbamoyladenosine(37)-C(2))-methylthiotransferase MtaB, with product MIRVAFATLGCKVNQYETQRIIDTFEEQGFAIAGFDEPAELYVINSCSVTQLAEKKSLQMVRRAARQNPGARVVLTGCMAQFTLLRGETVAEAALIVPNTDKMRTVHYVLEAFPDIREHVARDPAPPVLRNPYERTRAVVKIQDGCNVCCSFCSIPYTRPRMFSRPYREVLDEIRRLVDEGFKEVVLTGVLIGSYGEETGSGGPDLAELLQRMARIDGLERIRISSIELTQVTDRLIEVCASEPKVCPHLHIPLQSGDDGILQAMNRPYRQQDVLALAEKLYSRIPDLAITTDIMVGFPGEDEAAFEQTCQVVEAVQYARAHIFRFSPRPGTPAAQMADQVPDHEKERRSQQLANLCRRYRERFVVARLGRTLRVLVEGKQSKGGLMRGLTDNYIPVEFAGGAHLAGQLVWVRLLETTDEGALGELVTTSSGGHEDGGLHLLPHRAEADTVHLRVRG
- a CDS encoding S8 family serine peptidase, which produces MAKGQWLARALGFLWGVLLVLPMGRVAPAQEETNIPALTSLVARASLRAAVEKQQAEEWARQHGLPVRRKLPNGAIMEIMAVRDGVPIYYVTKGLESAESLSVDELWPGGSTGLNLTGAGITLGVWDAGSVDPTHPEFRGRLRIRDGAEADDHGTHVGGIMAAAGVNPAAKGMAYAATLDSYDWNNDFAEMADAARAGLLVSNHSYGPPAGWILDFMWLGDTSISQREDWKFGYYGDWDRTWDEIAYNAPYYTICVALGNDRGEGPVSQPVQHYHTDGRLYNDSHDIDGGATGYDTTPVGATGKNSIIVGAVHPIPGGYAGSGSVRMSDFSGWGPTDDGRIKPDLVGIGVKVFSPVIGGYDIYEGTSMAAPSVAGALGLLIQHYRQTHGGTNMRSGTLKALAIHTADECGPADGPDYMFGWGILNARTAAEVISLSARNPYAIQERTLRNGETHTVRVVSDGSQPLKVTIVWTDPPGTPPPVSLDPPDRMLVNDLDLRVTNGTTTYLPWVLNPLNPAAPATTGDNVVDNVEQVVVPNPQAGVYTITVTHKGILRPAGRQAYSMIVTGAVTHTLDVTSSDPDSGVAITVTPNDINGQGDGTTPFSRVYDGGVQVTLTAPATAPNDNVFIKWVRNGADFSTNRTITLTMDADYQLKAVYEFISPVPVLLQPAPGAVVSPTPTFRMKATSSPGSRMKYKVVIWRGDEQVAVFDQTTDTTGWSKPDYASGEEAALTVPAAQALPNGSLQWQAFAYDGVRWSEGSAKRAMVVNRMPGAPTLISPDANAIVLGTPTLKVQASDIDTTDVLKFRIVFTRDNTTVATFDQTVDATGWNKSGYASGEEATLTIPANRALNPGIYQWQAFAYDGKQWSEGSESRTIIVNSPPAAPELLEPAGNAFVAYTPTFRLRATDANSDSLQYKIVLKQAGQVVATFDQSEDATGWSKSSYASGETAVFTVPAGAALTKGAYQWQAFAYDGKQWSSGSWERSFTVDQAPEAPEILAPAAGAVTSATPEFRLRSTDADLSDGLRYKLVLTRGGQQVAVYDQTVDSTGWSKSSYDSGETAVFRVPASNALSAGTYQLVAYASDGQQWSNSASRSFKVSVRVPSRLVGVGTFAVNLVLPDSSKGGIGIADVPVKAWDAATQSYVDAGNNLLVGVGYWFSAAQPVTVSLAGNELPISFPIALRRGWNFIASTSANPIVWDVDGIKVRRQGEEVTLRQARQAGWIEDHAWGWVQDGANPATGRYVLVYDPLRIPGAVNTIEPWRGYWVFAHEECQLLLNPSDGIIPNSTRATSQHTGAWAVRLQVQTASGSAEAILGASRADSITIGLPPEPPVTSSEPKLVLMRDGEPLAVDVRANSRANSPWEIEVHVPASSETTATLQWQGVHTAPRTVNPVLVDLQTGERKFLRTTSLHTFAVSRQGGVYRFRVEMTPQGSLLRLSQLRVSGGRIAGGSYTISFNLSASAQVEVNVFSAGKLVRRLTNGVTRSAGIQQITWDGRDANGIALPAGSYIVEVRATGVDGQVVRSAIPVTLTR